A single genomic interval of Syntrophaceae bacterium harbors:
- a CDS encoding NUDIX hydrolase, whose amino-acid sequence MSRVKRTCPRCGHESEEFLNPVPTVDVIIEIGDLGIVLIRRKNPPDGWALPGGFVDYGESLEEAAVREALEETSLSVTLTGQMHTYSNPFRDPRRHTITTVYTATAEGAPRAGDDAAQVGIFREDSLPSPIVFDHADILADYFRKRRGKA is encoded by the coding sequence ATGAGCCGGGTCAAACGGACCTGCCCCCGCTGCGGGCACGAGAGCGAGGAGTTTCTGAACCCCGTCCCGACGGTGGATGTGATCATCGAAATCGGCGACCTCGGCATCGTGCTGATCCGGAGAAAAAACCCGCCCGACGGCTGGGCCCTGCCGGGCGGCTTTGTCGACTATGGCGAATCCCTCGAAGAGGCCGCCGTGCGTGAAGCCTTGGAGGAGACCTCGCTCTCGGTCACCTTGACAGGGCAGATGCACACCTACTCCAACCCGTTTCGGGACCCCAGGCGGCACACCATCACGACCGTCTACACCGCCACGGCGGAAGGTGCTCCCCGGGCAGGCGATGATGCTGCGCAGGTGGGTATCTTCAGGGAGGATTCACTGCCCTCCCCGATCGTGTTCGACCACGCCGACATCCTTGCCGACTATTTTCGCAAGCGCCGGGGGAAGGCATGA
- a CDS encoding PTS sugar transporter subunit IIA — translation MIGVLVITHGNLGNELIKVAELIKGPLQGIMSISVDASRGLDDLRKEITAAIRKVDSGLGVLVLTDLFGGTPSNVSLAFLKEGKVEVITGVNLPMLLKVPDVREKENDLLGFAAQIRDYGKKNIYLASEVLKKKIGDN, via the coding sequence ATGATCGGGGTCCTGGTCATCACACACGGCAATCTCGGCAACGAGCTGATCAAGGTGGCGGAACTGATCAAGGGGCCCCTGCAGGGGATCATGTCGATATCGGTGGACGCCTCGAGGGGTCTCGATGACCTGAGAAAGGAAATCACGGCGGCCATCCGGAAGGTGGACTCGGGTCTCGGCGTGCTCGTCCTGACGGACCTCTTCGGCGGAACGCCCTCGAATGTCTCCCTGGCCTTCCTGAAAGAGGGAAAGGTCGAGGTCATCACGGGCGTCAATCTGCCCATGCTTCTCAAGGTCCCGGATGTGAGAGAAAAGGAAAACGACCTCCTGGGCTTCGCCGCGCAGATCCGGGACTACGGCAAGAAGAACATCTACCTGGCCAGCGAGGTCCTCAAGAAGAAGATCGGCGACAATTGA
- a CDS encoding PTS sugar transporter subunit IIB, which yields MEFSLVRVDCRLVHGQIIETWLPFLRATRIVVVSDEVAGSFFRETVIRMAVPREVEVLIYGVEEFGRSEIARRGDEKRTIVLFGGVGDVGRAFEAGFRCRALNVGNLYSDDCKLQCSPSVCLNDSDIARIRRLLDSGVAVELRSVPSDKPLDFRGLLPESEEKGH from the coding sequence ATGGAGTTCTCCCTGGTCAGAGTCGATTGCCGCCTGGTCCACGGACAGATCATCGAGACGTGGCTTCCCTTTCTCAGGGCGACCCGCATCGTCGTCGTCAGCGATGAGGTGGCGGGCAGCTTCTTCCGCGAAACCGTGATCCGCATGGCCGTGCCGCGGGAGGTGGAGGTCCTGATCTACGGAGTAGAGGAATTCGGCCGCAGCGAGATCGCCCGCCGGGGAGACGAGAAGAGGACCATCGTCCTGTTCGGCGGGGTCGGCGACGTCGGGCGGGCCTTCGAGGCGGGGTTCCGCTGCCGTGCGCTCAACGTCGGCAATCTCTACAGCGACGATTGCAAGCTTCAGTGCTCCCCCTCAGTCTGCCTGAACGACTCCGACATTGCTCGTATCCGCCGCCTGCTCGATTCCGGTGTCGCGGTGGAGCTGCGATCCGTGCCGAGCGACAAGCCGCTGGATTTCCGCGGACTGCTTCCCGAAAGCGAGGAGAAGGGTCACTGA
- the rimI gene encoding ribosomal protein S18-alanine N-acetyltransferase, whose product MTVGIDKTGSLEIGPLTERDLGEVMQIERASFAAPWSVGMFRQDLNFPLARCLAARCAEAGKRRLAGYIICWFVADEVHITNLAVSRDQRRQGVAARLVAEVLDLARQCGMRTCTLEVRRSNEAAQALYRKLGFEPRGIRPRYYSDNSEDALIMGLEL is encoded by the coding sequence ATGACAGTCGGCATCGACAAGACAGGCAGCCTGGAGATCGGGCCGCTCACGGAGCGCGATCTCGGCGAGGTCATGCAGATCGAGCGGGCATCCTTCGCCGCCCCGTGGTCGGTCGGCATGTTCAGGCAGGACCTGAATTTTCCGCTCGCGCGATGTCTTGCGGCAAGGTGCGCGGAAGCCGGGAAAAGGCGGCTGGCCGGCTACATCATCTGCTGGTTCGTGGCCGACGAGGTTCACATCACGAACCTCGCGGTGAGCAGGGATCAGCGCAGGCAGGGGGTCGCCGCGCGACTCGTCGCGGAGGTCCTGGACCTGGCCCGCCAGTGCGGGATGCGGACCTGCACCCTCGAGGTCAGACGGTCCAACGAGGCGGCCCAGGCGCTTTATCGGAAGCTTGGTTTCGAGCCCCGTGGAATCCGGCCCCGCTACTACTCCGACAACAGCGAGGACGCCCTGATCATGGGGCTGGAGCTTTGA
- a CDS encoding dihydroorotate dehydrogenase electron transfer subunit, which produces MTATILSNAEAAPGHYLMALAVSRRFRDARPGQFVMLRPAGRGMPFLGRPLGIYSLADYGDGAKIEILYRAAGKGTKVISTLCEGECMEILGPLGNTFELSPGMDTAVLVAGGIGIAPLVFLAEELSCRSAGTRVVAYIGARDAATLLGVDRVKVCSAEVRISTDDGSAGHRGPVTELFGRDAGSFDPARTGVFVCGPAPMLKRMSEIAAAHSLSCQVLMEERMACGMGACLGCAIEVRTPAGVEYRQVCSDGPVFDLRQIVWR; this is translated from the coding sequence ATGACGGCGACGATTCTGTCCAATGCCGAGGCGGCCCCCGGCCACTACCTCATGGCGCTCGCCGTGAGCCGCAGATTCCGGGATGCCCGGCCCGGGCAGTTCGTCATGCTTCGCCCCGCAGGCCGGGGCATGCCCTTCCTCGGCCGGCCGCTAGGCATCTACAGCCTCGCCGATTACGGCGACGGGGCCAAGATCGAGATCCTCTACCGCGCCGCGGGCAAAGGGACGAAAGTCATCTCGACGCTCTGCGAAGGGGAGTGCATGGAGATCCTGGGCCCGCTCGGCAACACGTTCGAGCTGTCTCCCGGGATGGATACGGCCGTCCTCGTGGCCGGGGGGATCGGAATAGCGCCCCTCGTCTTTCTCGCTGAGGAGTTGAGCTGCCGCTCGGCGGGGACCCGGGTGGTCGCCTACATTGGGGCCCGCGATGCCGCGACTCTCCTCGGCGTGGACCGCGTGAAGGTCTGCAGCGCCGAGGTGCGCATCAGCACCGACGACGGGAGCGCAGGGCACCGAGGCCCCGTGACGGAACTCTTCGGACGGGACGCGGGCTCTTTCGATCCGGCGAGGACAGGCGTCTTTGTGTGCGGCCCCGCACCGATGCTCAAGCGCATGAGCGAGATCGCCGCCGCTCATTCCCTTTCCTGCCAGGTGCTCATGGAGGAGCGCATGGCCTGCGGCATGGGCGCGTGCCTGGGGTGCGCCATCGAGGTGCGGACCCCCGCGGGCGTGGAATACCGCCAGGTCTGCTCGGACGGCCCGGTGTTCGATCTGCGGCAGATCGTGTGGCGATGA
- a CDS encoding dihydroorotate dehydrogenase — protein MKPRTEVKIGGLVLKNPVMTASGTFGYGEEYSPYVDLNRLGAVVVKGISLEPRRGNPPPRIMETTGGMLNAIGLQNVGVKAFVADKLPWLRQFDTKVIVNIFGETVDEYGRVAAALSGVPGIHALEVNISCPNVQRGGHVFGCDPEVSGEVTRAVRSATDLPVIVKLSPNVSDITEIACACEAAGADALSLINTLMGMSIDVERRIPHLRNVTGGLSGPVVKPVALRMVWSTVKTVSIPVIGIGGIMETDDALEFLIAGATAVQVGTANFVNPRVTMDIVEGIEAYLARHGIRDVNELIGSLKTD, from the coding sequence TTGAAGCCCCGGACGGAGGTGAAAATCGGCGGCCTGGTCCTGAAGAACCCCGTCATGACAGCATCGGGAACCTTCGGGTACGGCGAGGAGTATTCCCCCTACGTCGATCTCAACCGGCTCGGGGCGGTGGTGGTGAAGGGAATCTCGCTCGAGCCCCGAAGGGGAAACCCTCCCCCGCGGATCATGGAGACGACCGGGGGGATGCTCAATGCCATCGGTCTGCAGAACGTCGGCGTGAAGGCGTTCGTCGCCGACAAGCTGCCCTGGCTGCGCCAGTTCGACACGAAGGTGATCGTGAACATCTTCGGCGAGACCGTGGACGAGTACGGCAGGGTCGCCGCGGCGCTGAGCGGCGTGCCCGGCATCCACGCCCTGGAGGTCAACATCTCCTGCCCCAACGTGCAGAGGGGCGGCCACGTCTTCGGTTGCGACCCCGAGGTGTCCGGGGAGGTCACCCGGGCCGTACGGTCGGCCACGGACCTTCCCGTCATCGTGAAGCTCTCGCCGAACGTCTCCGACATCACGGAAATCGCCTGCGCCTGCGAAGCCGCCGGGGCCGACGCCTTGTCGCTCATCAACACGCTGATGGGCATGTCCATCGATGTCGAGAGGCGCATCCCGCACCTTCGGAACGTGACCGGCGGCCTGTCGGGTCCCGTCGTCAAGCCCGTGGCGCTCCGCATGGTCTGGAGCACCGTGAAGACCGTGTCGATCCCCGTCATCGGGATCGGGGGGATTATGGAAACCGATGATGCCCTGGAGTTCCTCATTGCGGGGGCCACGGCCGTCCAGGTGGGGACGGCGAATTTCGTGAATCCCCGGGTCACCATGGACATCGTCGAGGGCATCGAGGCGTATCTCGCGCGGCACGGCATCCGTGATGTCAATGAGCTCATCGGATCGCTGAAGACGGATTGA
- a CDS encoding MBL fold metallo-hydrolase: MGKPERIIEGVWLVGGPNISLSEDATVFVIDFPGELVMIDAGAGRSARTLVRNIEAAGLDPAKISTVILTHCHIDHIGAAPYFRETFGCRLAAHERDARAIEEGDPVMTAANWYETEFPPTPLDVRFKGEHEILRFGGGELHLLHTPGHTPGSMSIYLDRGGKRVLFGQDIHGPFLPSFGSDVNQWRKSMERLLALEADILCEGHFGIFQTKDQARKYIQGYLRQYS; encoded by the coding sequence ATGGGCAAGCCGGAGCGGATCATCGAGGGCGTCTGGCTGGTGGGCGGGCCGAACATTTCCCTGTCCGAGGACGCCACGGTCTTCGTCATCGATTTTCCGGGCGAGCTCGTCATGATCGACGCGGGGGCGGGCCGGAGCGCCCGGACGCTGGTGCGCAACATCGAGGCCGCGGGCCTCGACCCGGCGAAGATCTCGACGGTGATCCTCACGCACTGCCACATCGATCATATCGGGGCGGCGCCCTACTTCCGCGAAACCTTCGGCTGCAGGCTGGCCGCGCACGAACGGGACGCCCGCGCCATCGAGGAAGGCGACCCGGTCATGACGGCCGCCAACTGGTACGAGACGGAGTTTCCCCCCACGCCCCTCGACGTTCGGTTCAAGGGCGAGCACGAGATCCTGCGGTTCGGCGGCGGGGAGCTGCACCTGCTGCACACGCCCGGCCACACGCCGGGCTCCATGTCGATCTACCTCGACCGCGGCGGCAAGAGAGTGCTCTTCGGCCAGGACATCCACGGTCCCTTCCTGCCCAGCTTCGGCTCCGACGTGAACCAGTGGCGCAAGTCCATGGAGAGGCTGCTCGCGCTCGAGGCAGACATCCTCTGCGAGGGCCACTTCGGTATCTTTCAGACGAAGGATCAGGCCCGGAAGTACATCCAGGGTTACCTCAGGCAGTACAGCTGA
- a CDS encoding YjbQ family protein, with protein sequence MKSYRKELWFNVPSRMAFVNITPQVESCLAESGIREGLVLVNAMHITASVFINDDEQGLHKDYAEWLETLAPHEPVSRYRHNRTGEDNGDAHLKRQVMGREVVVAVTAGRLDFGPWEQIFYGEFDGRRRKRVLVKIIGE encoded by the coding sequence ATGAAGTCCTACCGCAAGGAATTGTGGTTCAATGTGCCTTCCCGTATGGCCTTCGTGAACATCACGCCCCAGGTGGAGTCTTGCCTGGCCGAGAGCGGCATCAGGGAAGGGCTCGTCCTCGTCAACGCCATGCACATCACGGCCTCGGTGTTCATCAACGACGACGAGCAGGGGCTGCACAAGGACTACGCCGAGTGGCTGGAGACGCTAGCCCCCCATGAACCGGTCTCGCGATACCGGCACAACCGGACGGGTGAGGACAACGGCGACGCCCACCTCAAGCGCCAGGTCATGGGCAGGGAAGTCGTCGTGGCCGTGACGGCGGGCAGGCTCGATTTCGGCCCCTGGGAGCAGATCTTCTACGGCGAGTTCGACGGCCGCCGCCGCAAGCGGGTTCTTGTGAAGATCATTGGAGAATGA
- a CDS encoding Na/Pi cotransporter family protein → MGVREILLFAAGITLFLFGMMRLSEEVQQYLSNVRIRQFFRLAVERPIYGLVTGIVTTVLFQSSTATSVLVVGMVSAGLMSFYRSLPIILGADVGTTVTVQLVVWKVTEISPLIVFCGGMLWFFGRLRWKKIGEGVFYFGLIFFGLELVSLATAPFKESMAVRALFQWADHPLLGLAIGVAAASLIHSSAVPITILVILAQNGVITLHHALPIVFGANIGTAITALIASLVANVNGKRAALSHFLFKLIGAVLCMMALPLFLRVLAALSPEVAQQIAFGHLLFNVFIVAFFFFFLQPFSYLVEKIIPGKVETLPIWPEFLDDRSLRDPSEALEQVRKELRRQMFLVQRMCEASIGLIPRFGEGRARDIRYIELVVDNLRRELNRYLMKISKGGLTVEQSRKLFAYSGISDDIERIGNHAIYVVGLARERHKGDIEFTRWAFAEIDEIADLINRNLGDAVSLLDGINGELISRIFAREDRVDRLVREARKRHLERYLSSICQPEAGPIFVEMLIRLERMSDHCENIAEFARDLK, encoded by the coding sequence ATGGGGGTCCGCGAGATCCTGCTCTTCGCAGCGGGCATCACCCTCTTTCTCTTCGGGATGATGCGCCTGAGCGAGGAGGTCCAGCAATATCTCAGCAACGTCCGGATCCGCCAGTTCTTCCGGCTGGCCGTGGAGAGGCCCATCTACGGGCTGGTCACGGGCATCGTCACGACGGTCCTCTTCCAGAGCAGCACGGCCACCTCCGTGCTCGTCGTCGGCATGGTGAGCGCCGGGCTGATGAGCTTCTACCGGTCGCTGCCGATCATCCTCGGGGCCGACGTGGGCACGACCGTCACGGTCCAGCTCGTCGTCTGGAAGGTCACCGAGATCTCCCCGCTGATCGTGTTCTGCGGGGGCATGCTCTGGTTTTTCGGCCGGCTGCGGTGGAAGAAGATCGGCGAGGGGGTTTTCTACTTCGGGCTCATCTTCTTCGGCCTGGAGCTGGTTTCGCTGGCCACGGCGCCGTTCAAGGAGAGCATGGCCGTCCGCGCCCTATTCCAGTGGGCGGACCATCCCCTGCTGGGGCTTGCGATCGGTGTTGCCGCCGCATCGCTGATCCACTCCTCGGCGGTCCCGATCACTATTCTCGTCATCCTGGCACAGAACGGCGTCATCACCCTACACCACGCGCTGCCCATCGTCTTCGGGGCCAACATCGGCACGGCGATCACGGCACTCATCGCGAGCCTCGTGGCCAACGTGAACGGCAAGCGCGCGGCCCTGTCGCATTTCCTCTTCAAGCTGATCGGCGCCGTTCTCTGCATGATGGCCCTCCCCCTGTTCCTGCGGGTCCTGGCGGCACTCAGCCCGGAGGTGGCCCAGCAGATCGCCTTCGGGCACCTGCTGTTCAACGTCTTCATCGTGGCCTTCTTCTTTTTCTTCCTCCAGCCCTTCTCCTATCTCGTGGAGAAGATCATTCCCGGCAAGGTCGAGACGCTGCCGATCTGGCCCGAGTTCCTCGACGACCGCAGTCTGCGCGACCCGTCCGAGGCCCTGGAGCAGGTCCGAAAGGAGCTGCGGCGCCAGATGTTCCTCGTTCAGCGGATGTGCGAGGCCAGCATCGGGCTCATCCCGCGCTTCGGCGAGGGGAGGGCACGGGACATCCGGTACATCGAACTGGTCGTGGACAATCTCCGCAGGGAGCTGAACCGCTACCTGATGAAGATCTCGAAGGGCGGGCTGACGGTCGAACAGTCGAGAAAACTCTTCGCCTATTCCGGAATCTCCGACGACATCGAGCGGATCGGCAACCACGCCATCTACGTCGTGGGCCTTGCCAGGGAACGGCACAAGGGCGATATCGAGTTCACGCGGTGGGCCTTCGCGGAGATCGACGAGATCGCAGACCTGATCAACCGCAACCTGGGGGATGCCGTGTCCCTTCTGGACGGGATCAACGGCGAGCTGATCTCGAGGATCTTTGCCCGCGAGGACCGTGTGGACAGGCTGGTCCGAGAGGCGCGCAAGAGACACCTGGAGCGCTACCTCTCCTCCATCTGTCAGCCCGAGGCCGGGCCCATCTTCGTGGAGATGCTGATCCGCCTCGAGCGCATGTCCGATCACTGCGAGAACATCGCGGAGTTCGCGCGGGACCTGAAGTAG